The following is a genomic window from Balneola sp..
TGCATAAGCACACCACCCACCGTAAGCTGGTTCGTATTTAGCAGGATCGGCCTTGAAAGTATCCAGGTTTTCCTGGCTGCTGAAATAGTATATCGCTCCATTATAAGCATGGCTAAGATTTTCATTTCCTTCTTTAGGCTCGTCAGAGGTGAAATAGCTAACTGGATCATAGCCTTTAATAGCTATTCGGTCGTCTCCAACATTCAAATATTTATTCTCTTCAGCTTCCTGTGCAACAGCAAAAGAGCTAAAAAGAAGTATCGAAAAGATGGTTAATAGTTGAGTTTTCATAATAAATCCATATTTAAAGTTTATACATCAATGTTATAACATTGAATTAAAACATGCTCATAGTTTTTGACAATGCCAAGCATAGTTAAACTTAGCTCATCGAAAAATGGAAATAATCACAAAAGATAAACTTTTGCTAATTGCCCGGACAGATAGAAGGAGCTAGCGCAAGGCTTTGGGCCGCCAAATCAGAAACGGAGTCATGCCTTAGGATCATACGGTCGATAGCGTGTCCATTTGATCGACCTGATACTAATAGCGTATATGTTCCGGAACTTGAAAAAGTAGCATAAATCTGGTGAGGATCATTATCGGAAGTATTTGCATCCCAATGCCAGCTTCTCAG
Proteins encoded in this region:
- a CDS encoding YHS domain-containing protein, translating into MKTQLLTIFSILLFSSFAVAQEAEENKYLNVGDDRIAIKGYDPVSYFTSDEPKEGNENLSHAYNGAIYYFSSQENLDTFKADPAKYEPAYGGWCAYAMGKGYTADANPKTYKILDGKLLLFYNKLLVNTLPRWNKDEATLYPSAEKNWEEKSFKL